In Electrophorus electricus isolate fEleEle1 chromosome 6, fEleEle1.pri, whole genome shotgun sequence, a single genomic region encodes these proteins:
- the pgam2 gene encoding phosphoglycerate mutase 2 — translation MTAVYRLVIVRHGESTWNQENRFCGWFDADLSEKGMEEAKRGAQAIKEASMKFDVCYTSVLKRAVKTLWTIMEITDQMWLPVVRSWRLNERHYGGLTGLNKAETAAKHGEEQVKIWRRSFDIPPPPMDKDHPYHKIISESRRYKGLKEGELPICESLKDTIARALPFWNDVIVPEIKAGKNVLIAAHGNSLRGIVKHLDNMSDAAIMELNLPTGIPIVYELDKDLKPVKPMQFLGDEETVRKAMEAVAAQGKVKK, via the exons ATGACTGCTGTTTATCGTCTGGTCATCGTACGCCACGGCGAGAGCACGTGGAACCAGGAGAACCGCTTCTGTGGCTGGTTTGATGCTGACCTCAGCGAGAAGGGTATGGAGGAGGCCAAGCGCGGTGCCCAGGCCATCAAAGAGGCCAGCATGAAGTTTGACGTGTGCTACACCTCCGTGTTGAAGCGTGCTGTCAAAACTCTCTGGACCATCATGGAGATAACGGACCAGATGTGGCTGCCCGTGGTGCGGTCCTGGCGCTTGAACGAGCGTCACTATGGAGGCCTGACAGGCCTGAacaaagcagagacagcagCCAAGCACGGAGAGGAGCAAGTGAAAATCTGGAGACGCTCCTTCGACATCCCCCCTCCGCCCATGGACAAGGACCATCCCTACCACAAGATCATCAGTGAG TCAAGGCGCTATAAAGGTCTAAAGGAGGGTGAGCTGCCCATTTGTGAGAGCTTGAAGGACACCATCGCACGTGCACTGCCCTTCTGGAATGACGTTATCGTACCTGAAATCAAAGCTGGCAAGAATGTCCTCATTGCTGCCCATGGCAACAGCCTGCGTGGCATTGTGAAGCACTTAGACA ACATGTCAGATGCAGCTATCATGGAGCTGAACCTGCCCACTGGTATCCCCATCGTCTATGAGCTGGACAAGGACCTGAAGCCTGTGAAGCCCATGCAGTTCCTCGGGGATGAGGAGACGGTGCGTAAGGCCATGGAGGCCGTGGCTGCTCAGGGCAAGGTGAAGAAGTGA